In a genomic window of Mycolicibacillus parakoreensis:
- the nuoK gene encoding NADH-quinone oxidoreductase subunit NuoK has product MNPDNYLYLSALLFTIGAVGVLLRRNALVMFMCIELMLNAVNLALVTFSRTHGQLEGQMVAFFTMVVAACEVVVGLAIIMTIFRARRSASVDDVNLLKG; this is encoded by the coding sequence GTGAACCCCGACAACTACCTGTACCTGTCGGCGCTGCTGTTCACCATCGGCGCGGTCGGGGTGTTGTTGCGGCGCAACGCGCTGGTCATGTTCATGTGCATCGAGCTGATGCTCAACGCCGTCAACCTGGCGCTGGTCACGTTCTCGCGCACCCACGGTCAGCTCGAGGGCCAGATGGTGGCGTTCTTCACGATGGTGGTGGCCGCCTGTGAGGTGGTGGTCGGGTTGGCGATCATCATGACGATCTTCCGTGCCCGCAGGTCGGCTTCGGTCGACGACGTGAACCTACTCAAAGGCTGA